A genomic segment from Euleptes europaea isolate rEulEur1 chromosome 15, rEulEur1.hap1, whole genome shotgun sequence encodes:
- the DAPL1 gene encoding death-associated protein-like 1, with protein sequence MLTKPDAPTSPSKGGRPPAVKAGGMRVSKKPENVPVERNPKVHGRQRASAVSIAKMQSMSVLLADALEKLRHKFPAAAAAQGVHQKPRPTLEKIILPKRMCIIQQPRKC encoded by the exons ATGCTGACCAAGCCTGACGCGCCCACCTCCCCCTCCAAAGGGGGGCGTCCCCCTGCAG TCAAAGCTGGAGGTATGAGAGTTTCTAAGAAGCCGGAGAACGTACCTGTTGAAAGGAATCCCAAAGTTCATGGGAGGCAAAGGGCCAG TGCTGTTAGCATTGCAAAAATGCAAAGCATGAGTGTCTTGTTAGCAGATGCACTGGAGAAA CTCAGGCATAAGTTCCCAGCAGCAGCTGCCGCACAAGGAGTGCATCAAAAGCCAAGGCCTACTCTGGAAAAGATTATACTGCCCAAAAGAATGTGCATTATTCAGCAGCCTCGGAAATGTTAA